Within Garra rufa chromosome 9, GarRuf1.0, whole genome shotgun sequence, the genomic segment aaaacaatgtgaattttttttaataacgtaaatcgttcatgggttttctactacatatttcagtaagagacatcatttaagttatattaagccatacaagtctaaaTACCCGGTGACCCCTTTaaagaatagttcatccaaaaatgaaaattctgtcatcatttactcaacctctaTAAAAAAAActtctataaaaaataaaaaaaaatcatctttattccacagaaaaaaatcatacaggacaattctcatttttgggtgaactggctctttttttaagataaaaaaagaCCTTGAAAAGGTCTAAGTGTTCACTTACTAGTTTAACAAAGTTGACTAAGTTGTCGAGAAATGTTTTGTTGCCCTCATGAATGAAGGTAATATCTGTTCAGACAGAATTTGTTTAGAATTAAATACACACATTACATTGGCAAAAAAGCAAAAAGACTCTCATCATGTCCTAACCAGATAACCGGATTTTTTTAGTTCACACcagcacacttttttttttctctgtgaaaATAgctgtttccatccaaagttatGCGCAAAATTGTAATAGCACATAAAACATTCGCGAATAAAGCACTATCCAGTTGAAGAGTTGAAGAGAACAAAATTGTCACTTCCTGATTAACTTGCGCTAAatataattattacataaaaataaaataaaaaaaataatttgctgCAGTAGGAGAAGGCAGTGTATATAATAATTTTTGGATACAATAAATTACGAGCTTCAGAGTGCACCAATGAAATGCATTCATGTTATTTTCTGAGCTTGCTGTTTGGGAACACAGTTCTGGGAGTTAATTATAACCAAGCACTTTGGCAAGACTTTGCTCTAGCATTTTAGAATGACAAAACTAGCATTTTTTAGATGCTATGACTTGGCAAAAGTCTTTAATTCACAGTATATGTACATGTTTTCTTAATGGATGCAACATTTCTCTAactttttatgtgcttttttagAACTCATGCGCATCTTGGCATTTCCATCCAGCGATATCCCAAAATGAGCATAAAAATGGGTGGATGGAAACATAATAACAGACTTCTCTTCTGTGATTTATGCTCGACTTCTCCAATCATGTCTTTCACATAAATCCCTGCCCCACTTTTTCCCAATAATTTTCACTTGGATGTGCGTCATAATACGAAAGAAATAAATCTGTAGCTACTTAGACTATTAGATTGTGATTTAAAACATCAGATATGACCacagactacaaaaccagtcaaaggggtcaataaaaaaagagatttatacatctaaaagctgaataaataagcttttcatggatgtatggtttgttaggataggacagtttTAATATTTGGtcaacaactatttgaaaatctggaacctgaaggtggaaaaaaaaaaatacttgagaaaagttgtccaatgaaggtcttagcaatgcatattactaaccaagaaataagttttgatatattcatggtaggaaatttacaaaatattttcatggaacatgatctttatttaatatcctaatgattttggcatacaagaaaaatcgataattttgaccaatacaatgtatttttggctgttgctacaaatatacctgtgctacttaagactggttttgtggtccatggtcacaaaaatattttgaaagACTATGGTTGTTTCATATTAAATAGCAGTTTTGTCTTAAGTACTGACAGATAAATAGCTTCTGGCTGGTTAGGACATGGTGTCACATGcagattattattatatattgtatattgaaTTATTGTATTATGAAGCTTATATTTGCTTGCCGCACCTTTCAGAAGCAGAGGTAGGAAAGGGATCTTGGGAGACTTCATCTTCCTGAAGGTATCTCTGTAGGCTTTGTGGTTTAAAGAAGGGTCCTGCGGGTCACAAAAAAGCATTCATGTatacatatttgttttatttcacacCGAAACCATCTGGTTTGTCTCAAATCTCTTCCTCTGTAACACCACCTGCTGTTTCCTCCCTGGAGGCCAGAGGCTCTGATATGATTACGGCTTCATATATTACATCCTAATGAGCCGTAAACAGCACGAAATACTCTAGCAGGAGGTGAACTAGCAGGAGGCAACTTAACATTGTGATGAGACAATCACTTACCGTCAGGCTCTCCAGCTCAGAGAACAACTTCCTGAACTTCCCAGGGACTTTCTGAAATGaggacagacaaaaaaaaaaaaagccaattcACAGTTCCTGTTTAGCAGAGTTTGCAATGTACTCTAGTTTCTTGGTTATAAAACATCATTCTTCATAAATAAAGATTGATGTGCATTGGAGTCGGTGTCTTCTTACCTCCCATGTCTGAGTGAGTCGACTGACTGCGGGACTGTTCAGTCCCATAATAATGGCAAAGAATGAGTTCAGATTCCTCTGTGCTTTACAGCTAAATAAAGAAAGGAAGAAGAAACTTGCTGTCTCCAAGGTTTAAGCATGTTACTATGTGATTGCTGAGATGTTTTGGATTGTTAAGTGAAAAAGGTTATGGTGTTCTTGTGTTTGGATATGGCTGTGGTCCTTCAGCTCAATTCTATGGAATTATTTCAGCCAGTGAATGTGTATTTTTGAGTGTTTACTCACTGTGCTGCAATCTTGATGAATTTCTTGAAGAGCTGCACACGTTTGCAGAGGGTCGGGCACAGGAGCACTTCGGTCATCACCCACTGCTGGGTCTCATTACAGCGCTGCAACAGCTGCTCCAGCGCCACCGTGTGGCCAGTGCTCGTGTCACGGCTCAATGTAAAGTACACCAGCTCTTGCTGCAGAGAAAGGAAAAAATGACATGGTTGTGGTTGTTTGAAGAGTCTTTTTTAAGATGATTGGAGTTCTACCTGAACTTTACTTCGCATTTCGCGGATATCCTTTTTAGGACACCTTGTCTAGTGCCGGACTGTGTGAAATGTGAAAACTTTACCTCATGAACGTTACTAAAGAGACTCCAGTCGCAGTTGGTGAGTGACACGGCTACATCCCATGTGTTCATGCTCAGCATCTTTACTGAGCGCTGCTGCCCGTTATCAGTGAAGGGACTCTGGGAGAACAGAAGATAGACACCCGGATTATTACTAATCTGTTTGCTTTAGTGCAAGTGCATTGTTGTTTGTCTGATTGAATTGTGCCGTTAACAAAAGGGTTTTACTTGCTCTTTTAAATTAAGAGTTTAATGTACtatgtatacagtgccttgcaaaagtattcatacccgcttgatttttttttttttcaaccttttaTGTTGCTACTTTAtgataaactgctttaaattactttttccccctaTCAATCTACACTCCGTACACCAttgtgacaaagcaaaaacagaattgtcacaactttgtaaatgtattaaaaaaaaaaaaaaaatgaaataagtacattgcataagtattcatacccttaactcaatacttagttgaagcacctttacagtgtcaagtctttttgggtatgatgcgacaagctttgtaCATCAGCacttggcaattatctgccattcttctcctcacctcttcacgtctcaagctctgtcaggttgaaTTAGGGCAGAtgtacattttcaggtttctccagaaatgtttgattgggttcaagcccagactctggctggaccactcaaggacatttagagagttgtctataagccttgctgtgtgcttagggtcattgccctgttgggacgtgaaccttctgcccagtctgaggttctggggttttcattattttcattagCTCAATATTTTGATGCCTTGAGCTTTTCTTGTACTCTGATGAGCCCCTCAGTCCCTggtgctgaaaaacagccccacagcatgaggctgctacaacctcactttacttttgagatggtactctgcaggtgatgagcagtgcctggtttcctccatacatgatgcttggaaatgaggttcatcagaccagagaatcttgtttctcacagccTGAGGGTCCTTCAGGTCCTTTTTTTccgcaaattccaagtgtgttttcatgtcttCAAACATGAATttgatcggtggagtgttgcagtgatactcgtccttctgtaggtttctcctatcttcacatatgatcatagagctcaactagagtgaccattaggatcttggtcaccagtctaaccaaagctcttctccatcaattgctcagtttggccaggaggccagctctaggaagaatCCTGGtcgtttcaaacttcttccattaagggtaacagagactacatgcttctgtgaaccttcaatgtagCAGAATTTGTGTGGcctgatgcaatcctgtttctgagctctacaggcaggtTCTTTTTTGACcacagggcttggtttttgccctgatatgcattttcagcggttagaccttttattaagatgtgcatgcctttccaaatcataccaatttaattgaatttgccacagttgaaCTCCACTCGCATCtacatctacaagcaatacgaATGCGCCTGAGCTAAAtgtcaactgtcccagataagggtatgaatgaaagtttatttattttgaaataaattgtcaaatatgttaaaaaactgttttttttttcctttgccaCTATGGTGTAAGGAGTGTTAAAAAAATTGAAAGCAGTTTaacaaggcagcaacataaaaagtgaaaaaatgcaggggtatgaatactttcgcaagtaCATAGTCTCTTCCCAGTTGACCCAGACCATTTCTGAATACTAAGACAAACTGTCAATTACAAATTAGAAACAGATACTACTGGCATCCTTGAGTAGTGAGGTTTGTTAccaaacacatcatttttgtatattattcAAGAATATTGTTGTTTGTTTCTGGCATAAAATACTGAAAGGAAAGTTTAGAATACAGTGCCCTTAAAAGTTGCACAGTTGTTTAAACTAGAACTAATGGTGTGGAAAGCAGGTTTCTTTTAAGAGCTGTTCAGAGAGCAGCATTCCGACTCTCACCATGATCTCAGTCAGGTCTCTTCTGCAGACGTGGAGCCTCTCAGCGGCACTGAGTGAAGATGAGAACACACACTGATCCGACTGAAGCAGAACCTTCtctggagaaagagagagaggaataACAATAGAGAGAGTGTCAATGTCAGGGAATATCAAAAGTGTAAACAGTGAGCTACAACAGAGAAGAGGTAACAAATAATGCATATAGAAATTATTTACTTGGTTTCAAAAGCCATTTGGTGAGAATGATAAAACCAGAATTTTTAATCTcccaaaaaacattatttacacGGCATTTTTTTACTGAGGTAATTCTGAAAAGTGTCTAAAGGATGATTTTTAGATTAGTAAAACTGTTTTAAAccctttcaaatgttttaaaattacatAGCTAATGAGAATCCCTGAAATGATCATTGGCAGTGGGTGCAATCACAGACCaatcacaaaaaacaaacattctGACATGGAACGCACAATTTAACACAGATAAACTGGCTGCAGTGTTGTttttcagagaaacaagtacatttcagcaaccattttagtatattttcctcAATGGACAATACGATAGAAATGAAAGCTTTTACAGCAGTATAGATTTAGATCTGTCCTCTgaaaactcaacatacagccattattatcaaaatagctggcaacaaaagtgagtacaccctaagtgataacagaagtatgttgtttaaccatgcaaagccacatgttctattcatcatgtttatgttttgtctgcttgacaggaccatacaaagttgtgtgtCTTGTATTAGAggagttaaaattaggtgctttaagtacaattctctcatactgaccactggatgttcaacatggcacctcatggcaaagaactctctgaggatttgagaattagaattgttgctctccacaaagatggccaaggctattagaggttcagtaacaccctgaaaccgagttacactacagtggtcagggtcatacaggtttttcaagatgggttccattcggaacagacCTTGCAAGGgccgatcaacaaagttgaggactcattctgtgcgtcaggtgcaggacctggcttcaaaaaacagacgcaTTAATGCTGCAGGCATCACTTGacaggttgcagaagtagaaggtgaGCTTTTCAGTGCTCAGACTACACGCCACACACTgcacaagttggtttgcataggcgttgtcccaTAAGGAaacctcatctgaagctggttcacaagaaagcccgcaaacagtttgctgaagacaaccaatccaagagcatgaattactggaagcatgtccagtggtctgatgagactagaaGATAaatttgtttggctcagatggtgtccagcgtgtggcgatgccctggtgaggagtaccaagaaaattgtgtcttgcctacagtcaagcatggtggtggtagcattatggtctggggctgcatgagtgctgctgataCTGGGGAGATGCAGTTGAGGGAAAGTTTTTTGagggattccattatgtactgtacattctgaagcagaacatgaagCCTTCCCTCCTGAAACTAggctgaacggcagttttccaacatgataatgatcccaaacacaccaccaagatgacaactgctttgctgaggaagctgaaggtgaaggtgatggggtgaccaagtatgtctccagacctgaaccctattgagcacctgtggggcatcctcaagcgtaaggtgaaGCACCATGTAACCAtttaacatccagcagctccttGATGCCAATTTAAagaagtggaagaggatcccagcaacaaccggtgcagctctggtcaattccatgtccaggatgattaaggcagtgccaaaTAACAACGAggctaacacaatatattaacactttggacaagttcacttagggtgtactcactgttgtttccagctattttgacaataatggctgtatgttgagtttcagaggacaataaatctatattgCTATACAAGCTGGACATtgactactttaaaatatatccaagttacatttctatagtattgtcccttgagaagatagactaaaatggttgctgaaatgtgaggggtgtactcacttttgtgacatactgtatgtgAACTCAGCATGGTAATTTTATgctttagaataaaaaaaaattacatacagcACCTTTATGACAAGCTTTTAGCTCTGTTGTACTCTAATGACTTGTTTAAAATCATGATGGCACCCCTGCAGACAGCCATGTCTCAAACAAACACAAAGCTGCAGTGCTGTCAATCAACATGAAAATAGACAGATGTATGAACTTGTTTAAACCTCCAGGATACGTGACGGCCATCAGCACCATGTCGTCCTCAGCACAGTCGAGCCTTTCGGCCACAGTGCTTAGTAGTTCCTGCACAGAAACCTCGCTGTGCGTTCTCACACTCACGTATGAGTCCATGGTCACGTACACACGACACAACACTGAGGagaaacacacaaaaacaccCAGCGCTGCATCAATCAGCCACCAATTCacataaaaatgtcataaaacaagATTCTCACGTGCTGTTGTTCATAAACAACCTGCTGTGGGTCCTCAGCAGCTCTGCAGGCAGTCAGAGCGCTATGAGAGTGTAGGAGAGAAATATGAGGGAATCTTTTATGAGCTTACCTTCCTTCTTCTCCCTCTGAGCTCCTCTCACAGGGTGCCAGTTCTCCTTCAGACTCAGCTGGTGGGAGAGAGCTTTATTCTGGAAGATAGTAACATGTGGCATTGAGAATATTATTGTTTATGAGAAGTACACATGCTAACTCATCCACACAGCAATTGAAGGATACTTCATCATCTCGTCTTGAAAATGAGTAGCGTTCTTAttgttaaaggcatagttcacccaaaatgaaaattctgtcattaattactcaccttcatgtcgttttaAACTCATAAGACCTatatttatcttcagaacacaaattaaggtatttttgatgaaatccgagaactttctgaccctgacgGACATGTTCAAGGCATGTCATTTTTTCcctttactgttttttttatgcaatccgagagatttctgacccagcataaacagcaacgcaactatgttcaaggcccagaaaggtagtaaggacactgttaaaacagtccatgtgacatcagtggtgatGCAATGCTATGAAACTACTAAAGCCctttttttgcacaaagaaaaccaaTGCGAGTTTCTATCTTCCAATTCTAATTTTTACCTTGCAAatgagagtttgtatctcgcaattctgcctttatctgtaactgtgaatttttatcttgcaattctgccttttttctcacaattgtgagtttatatctcgcaattctgcctttatctgtaactgtgaatttttatcttgcaattctgccttttttctcacaattgtgagtttatatctcgcaattctgcctttttttgcaaCTGTgaatatatatctcacaattctgcctttttttgcaaCTGTgaatatatatctcacaattctgactgttcctcacaatttcaagttaatttcgcaattctgacctttattctcagaattgcaagatataacgtttgtatctcacaactgacttttcttctcgcaaatgcaagtttgtatctcacaattcttacttttttactcacaattctgacttcattctaaAAAATGGCAggttgtatctcgcaattctaactttttttaatcacaattgtgagtgtatatcttgtaattctgactttttttcgtagaattgagagatataaacttgcaactctgacttttttctcacaaatgcgagtttggcGACTTAACTCGCCGATGCgttttataaataaacttgcaattctgagaaaaagagtcacaattgtgtgtttatatctaatttgttttgcacaaagaaaacaaaaatagtgactttattcaatttatttaaataattgaataaagttgtcacatggactattttgatgatgtccttactacctttctagtcCTTGAACGTGTCaatcagggtcagaaagctcttggatttcatcataaATACTTTAaactgtgttctgaagatgaacaaagaccTTACGGGTTTGCAACAACTTGAGGATGAATAATTTATGACagagttttaatttttgggtgaactatccctttaagtcccaCAGAAGTACGAATAACAGAAGCCTCATATGTCCtgcatttgttttttaaaatcacAAAGTCTCAAGCATGTGCAAGTGTCATTATATTGATTTCTGAACGAGTTTTCCCCTTATATATCCTCTTTTAAACACAAGGAGCTCCATCAAAGTACACCAAGGTGGTTTCATTGAGATTCTGTGCAGGTGATACAACGAATGGAACGAACTCTTACCTTCCTCTGCGGAGAGTATTCATCTACCGTGCTGAGAGATGAGAGGGTTAGGAAGACGAGGGAGACAGAAAGAAATAGAGAAGAATGAGCCGAAGGGATCACTTGAAATATAAATGTGCCATTATATCAATACTGCAAGATGGCATCTCCCACCCGCTGCGAGGAACGCTCGTAAAAAGCCTTTTCTCATTCAGATCAGGCCTGAATCATCAGCGCTAACATTAAAGTCTGACACGACGTGATTTACTGATTGCCTCATCTAAATGAAAGCGCACAACGTCCTCATCCATGCACACCTCATTCTGATTAAACAGCCTGATAAAAACGGGCAATCGGAGGGAGTTTTATAGTCTCCATATTCCCCATCTGATGCCTCTCTAATTAATCATTGGCCTTTCATGAAGCACCAGCAGGCGTGTGATGTATAGCCCAGAGGTCAACGCCAGGACTTATGCTTACTAAACAGAAATATTAGATAAGAGCTCATATGCAAAGCTCTTTGGCCTGGCGGAATTCATTCATTCTGCTCAGTCCTGATCTGTCTGATATGAATAGTACAAAGCCACTTTCACAATTGCGATTAACCTATTGTTAAATTCTGTCATTGTCCTTGGCTGTATCTGCTTTTTGCAGTTCATTTATGTTgagagaaattaaaaaaaaagccaGTCTTTAAAATCCTTCTCAACAAATTAAAGCTCAGTTATCACCCACAGCAGAGTTGCTGTCATGTGAGACTGACTGATGAGGGTTTCAACTGTCAACAGACTGTGGGATGAGAATCGCACACAACAGAGCTTCTGTGTAACATCATTTCACTCTGTTATTATCTCTCTATTACTCCATTTCTCATCATGTCTCCCTGGGAACACACAAAGGGAGGAAGTCGAGGAAAACCATGTCATGTTGGGCTGGAAAAACGGTTGCGAGGATAAAAACTTCTCCAGCATGATTTATTCCAAATGTAGATGAGAGTTTAAAGAGCATCGTTCTGTCATTTTCTGGCTCTCTTTTTGTTTTTGGGAGTGTGAATAAGGGACGTGACTGTGCAAATATAATCAGTGCATCTTAAAATATCTACTGTAACAATGAGCTTCCCAGAAATCAGTTATGAATGAGAAATGTATAATTTAAGCCTAATAACACTCAGCTGTAGTGTGACTGTGGCATAGAGGTGACTCACTGTCTCCTTTGCATCCGTAGAAGTTTCTGAAGTTCTTTTAGATCCTTCTCCAGCGAGGGAAACTCATAGAGATCATCCAGAACATATCTGTACAGAGTCTGCAAATGTAAAATGAACAAGATTTACATTTTTAGACTTAAACGAGGCTtaaagtatggaagcccgtttccgtcactgcataaaaaaataaaataggtgATTGCACCTAAGATCTCACaatctttttctctcacaattctggctttatcttacaactctgacttttttcacgcaattctgacctttattttcagaattgcaattatatctcgcaattttgccTTGAAtgtgtatcttgcaattctgacttctcccaattgcgagtgaatttatcttgcaattcaaaaTTTCTTCTCATAATTTCAGGTTAATcttgcagttctaactttttttcttgcaagtttatatttcgcaattcttatTTTTCTCGaagttctttttttctcagaattgtgagatataaactcgcaatagcaagttataaagtcagaattctgatataaactcataaaatTCATACTTTTCTCACCATTGCGAGTATCTCACAactactttttttcttgcaaaagtcagtttgtatctagcaattctgccTTTATCTGTAACTGAATTTCtattttgcaattctgccttttttctcacaattgcgatttgcgcaattctgatatttatcttgcaaatgagagtttgtatcttgcaattttgccttttttcttgcaactgtgaattcatcttgcaattctgactttctcacaatgtcaagttaatctcgcaattctgacctttattctcagaattgaaagatatcaactttgtatctcgcaattcatttttcttgcaattctgacctgcgagatataaactcacaactctgacattttttcttgcaaatgcgagtttgtatctcgcaattcttacttttttactcacaattctgacttttttctcaaaaatgcaagattgtatcttaagatttttttcttagaattgagagacataaacttgcaaatgttacttataaagtcagaattacaagatataaacttgcaactttttctcacaaatgcgagtttagcGACTTAACTCACGATTGCGTTTTATAAATAAAGtgtcacaattgtgtttatatctcacattgcaactttatttctcagagttgcaagtttatgtcaccaGATTTGTGGTTtatgactcacaattctgaagagagaaaaaaaaaaaagtcagaattcttcgattttttttttttttaattcagtggcagaaacaggcttcagTATTAAAGGTATAGTTGACCAAAaaatagggctgtccccgaatagtcgaagattcgatgcatcgatatgcggagcctgattcgaccactgatctcacagtcgaatcttcgcgggtgaaacgagcttcataccattttggcaatatgggggtgctcaatgtctaattgcacacagaactactggttttgtacggttatattaagttatatacagcctttgattatgataatgcagtaaaaacaaaagtgaaaagaaagaagcgttcaataaatatttttaacgtgtttgtgaataaatctaaccacccctgtgacagatttaattttcacttgccctgatccatgacgagatgaggagCATCTTGActgcagggattaggcggcgatcacgccgaacgcgtttttgcaattggaggcgcctcttttgaatggttttctgttggcagtgagcgttctgcgctctgtttatgcgccccccgcgcctcgcgtttttgcaggagcgctctgagcgcctgaagttgaaaaaaaaatcaactgagcggaaaaacgcccaacgtcattcgcgttcttttccattgtccaatcgaatgaatggagaggcgcttctgttgtgatggcgaaagtttaccgttgcttaaaaagtccggagactgcaagaaatggaggagaaacctttggtgtctatcgtgggtaacc encodes:
- the LOC141342365 gene encoding rap guanine nucleotide exchange factor 5-like; translated protein: MAWDCGLRYVFSVSPALQQGPGASPHDKEEISRLEMVQRLAKDGCRLLHSPLRATERPAEPSSDAAVRVCERERSHEVLLPQRTTSPRAPSSSWTGRYAAVPAAPEKVLEHLLGHLRLDEEQKSPQSRETENLLDDFLLTYPVFMSTSDLCQALLCHYCSKKGRMKEEGRDTLLRKRKVLHLLSQWSSLCADLPRDDEHAKLFLKTLYRYVLDDLYEFPSLEKDLKELQKLLRMQRRHTVDEYSPQRKNKALSHQLSLKENWHPVRGAQREKKEVLCRVYVTMDSYVSVRTHSEVSVQELLSTVAERLDCAEDDMVLMAVTYPGEKVLLQSDQCVFSSSLSAAERLHVCRRDLTEIMSPFTDNGQQRSVKMLSMNTWDVAVSLTNCDWSLFSNVHEQELVYFTLSRDTSTGHTVALEQLLQRCNETQQWVMTEVLLCPTLCKRVQLFKKFIKIAAHCKAQRNLNSFFAIIMGLNSPAVSRLTQTWEKVPGKFRKLFSELESLTDPSLNHKAYRDTFRKMKSPKIPFLPLLLKDITFIHEGNKTFLDNLVNFVKLHMIADTVRIIRQCRTDHMGNMLSQKDSVEVRTYINYLHVIDNQQTLFELSHRLEPRT